The Sabethes cyaneus chromosome 3, idSabCyanKW18_F2, whole genome shotgun sequence DNA window aattaaaaatatcgcgttcttAACATGttttacagcaaaataaaaaaaggccacgtttcgttttttaaatttaaaaatagatttttttggctgcataaaggttgatgaagcttTGTTTAAGGGACTggcaaagcagattgcaaaactatttctcgttctaaaaatagaattgacagcattgcgtaaattggctatttaaaagcgcaaaaaagtttctattaagcttcattgcagcttcttaacatgtttacagcaaaataaaaaataggccacgtttcattttttaaattgaaagatagatttttttggctgcataaaggttgatgaagtgttgaagtgcttactttatgcagctttgatcgccttaaaccaacccgtaaacagccattgctcttgcaattcagctaccgttgttacttgggaattacGCCCTGTTGAGTTTCAGCTGCTGGAAGAATTCGATTGGTTGGCTCAGTTGACCCAATGTAGAGAGTGAGCAAATGCTTGAGCCCATCGCTCTATTTTGACCTTTTGACAGTTGGCTTTTTGTGACGCCCACAATGTTTTGTATAAATACGCTCTTAATTTATGATCGTTTGTTTATATATACCTTATGTACTATTGTATGTTACTAGTAGCGTCGATATAATTTAGTGATTTTTGATAATATATCGCATCAGTTAGTAGTGAATCTTGCATTATAAGTTTTCctggatatttaaaaaaaattcttgtgctAAAATATTTACATGTAATTTTAATACCTATCTTTCGGTGCATTAAGCATGTCCTGCAACTACGCGGATGGTCTATCTGATTACCAAAACAAGGGGATTTTGGGAGTTTCAGAAGTAAGTTTACGAACTGTACCGTTTCGTTATTATTAATTTCGAATCTTTTAGGTTTTTGACGACGCAGAAACCGTAGAACGAAAATGCGAACAGTTAGCTAAATTGATTGCACGTTCCAAACATGTAGTGGTACACACTGGGGCAGGTATAAGTACAAGTGCTGGCATACCTGACTTCCGGGGTCCACGGGGTGTGTGGACGTTAGAACGAAAGGGCGAGAAACCATCGGTGAACATTGCATTTGACGAAGCAATTCCAACAAAAACTCATATGGGCCTGAAAGCCTTGGCGGAAGCAGGTTTCGTGAAATACGTAGTAAGTCAAAATATCGATGGACTACATTTGCGATCCGGATTAGAACGAAAATACTTAGCGGAGCTTCATGGAAATATGTTCGTGGAGCAATGTCTCAAATGCCGTCGACAGTATATTAGAAATAAGCCAGCTCCTACTGTGGGCAAAAAGTTAACTGGGGAAGTTTGTAAAGGGACGAAAAACTCGCGAGCCTGTCGGGGTGGTAATTTAATTGACAATATTTTGGATTGGGAGCATGACCTGCCAGAAAAAGATTTGGACTTAGCGTTCATGCATTCGGCTATGGCCGATTTGAACATTTGCTTAGGATCAACTTTGCAAATTGTACCAAGCGGTAATTTACCTCTCAGAAATAAACGTTATAATGGAAGTTTGGCTATTTGCAACCTGCAACCTACAAAGCATGTATGTTTTTGACTCTATACATTTTAGATACAtacaaaatctttttttttccgCAGGACAAAAAAGCAGATTTGATAATATCAACATATGTTGACGTCGTTATAGAAAAGATAGCAAAGCGGCTAGGTGTGGAAATACCAGATTATACGATGGAACTTGATCCCACTAAAAGCAATCCATGTACCATTGAGTGGACTATACCGTCCGAACAGGTTAAAGCCTTGGATAGGCAATATTCCAAAGTTATtcgtgaaatgtcaaaaaatcgtaAGTCAGGGTCGGCGAACAACGCAAGCGTAACGGATGACATGGACAATTTTCTCTCAGAATCTaagaaattgaaaaaagaagATATATCAGAAGCTGACACTGATAATACTAATGTGAACGTAAAGCAAGAATGTGGTGAATAACTAAATTTCCTAAGTCTTAAAAATTAGTATTTAGTGAAAGATTGAAGAATAAAAAATAACCAACACAAATTTTTAGTTGAATCAGGTTTACTATACATATTAGAGATTAGGGCAATGAATATGTTTTGGATTGAGCGTTATTCGTGCATATAATTGGACAATTATCTTTAATTTATTACAAACGTACACACTCAATAATTTCGATATTTGGACAGCTCAACACTCGACGTCCATTTCCATCTCGGCATGCCAGGTAGAGAGAACATATGCAAATCTATCACCTGAGTTCACTAGCACCTCTACGTAGAGCAGGCTGGAGTACGCACCGTTCGTTGTGCGCAGATAGGAAAAAGGAAACAGCGGCTCCCGCCAACTCTAAGATGGCAATCCCTTCAGAGGGACAGGGACCTTAGGCTTACAACCAACTCTACTAGAAAATAACACATGATACAGACTCGCCaattgtttatagacttcaagccggcgtacgatttttttaaacgaaatgagctgtggatTATGCGTGAacagttttccaacaaaactgattagggtGACACGTCCCACCCTTGATAATTCAACATCAAGCTTCAGAATAGCGGGCGAGACATGAAACTtctttgtgacgttagatggtttgaggATATGGGAGGGGCTAACGAATTTCCTAtttaacattgcattggaaggttcTATTCGAAAGGCAGGCTTGCAgaaaagcggtaccatcatcacgaaactCACATGttccttacttacttaggtggcttaccGTCCTAaggcaaagcctgttgaacaaagtttctccatgtacctcggttgagggctacccctctccaattcctcagacaccgagtactctccgtcagatctcgctccacctggtctaaccatcttgctcgctgcgctcctggtcgtcttgttcttaTAGGAACCGGATTTGAGGTGaacgccatctttgcagggtagttgcccggcattcttgcaacatgccatgCTCATCGtctccgtccagctttagccaccttttggatacttggttcgccatagagctgtgcgagtcaatggttcatcctccgcctagatactccgttctcctttacgccgccgaagatcgtcgttcgaaaactccgagcactcgcaggtcctcctcgagcattgcccATATCCCATGCCCGTagaaaacaaccggtctaataagcgtcttgtaaagggtgcactttgtacggggacttagtctgctcgaccgcaattgcttgtggagcccatagtaagcacgacttccgctgataatacgcctccgaatctcacggctggtatcattgtccgccgttaccagggacccaaggtagacaaattcgtcgactacctcaaactcaccGTCATCGATCATTACACTACTGCTCAAGCGCCGTCAGTCAGCCTCGGCTCCGCTggtcagcatgtactttgttttagacgtatttacctttaacccaatcttttctactTCATGCTTTAGTCTGGTAttctgttcagccaccgccacgaGTATTCTGTCGAttatatccatgtcatcggcaaagcaggtGAATCGACTAGATTTGCCCCGCGTGTTGacatccgctcggttcataacatctTGTAGCGCTATTTTGAACAGTAGGCATGAGAAACCATCAACTTCATTtcaatgaacttgacaatccacccgaaatacGAACGCAGCACTGTGTGCCATCCATTGtacatttaatcagtttgatgagcttcctgggaaagctgttttcgtccatgattttccatagctctttccagtcgatggtatcatatgcggcttcaaagtcaacgaataaatggtaCGTGGGAATTGCGTATTCATGGTCCGTTTGGAGGATCTACCGCAGTgtacgaagccggcttgataagttcctacAAATCTATTTGCAATTGATTATAGTCGACGGAAAAtggcttgggacagcactttgtaggcggcattgagaacggtgatcgctcgatggTTTTCACAGTCGAAATTGTCGCCTTTTTGTAGATTggacagataaccccatctttccactcctccggtagctgttccgtatctaACAATTAGCCGTTGCATACAAACGGTCTGCTGTTCTGGTCTCATTATAATAAGGTCCGCTCCGATGCCTTCTTTCCCagctttgttgttgtttttcagctgcataatggcctccttaacttcgcctatcgttggggctagcACCTCTTcctcgtttgttgcaccgtcgaaatcgcttccCCCCGCCATCATAGTTCTCCATGTGGGCGCCATTCAaatgttcgtcgaagtgctgcttccacctttcggtcatctcacgatcgtccgtcagaatactgccattcttatcccgacacactTTGGCTCGCAGCACAAAGCCTTGcgagatccgttcagtttctggtaaaacattcgcgtttcctgagaacgatgcagccgcccAACTCTGCAAATTCTTGCTCTTCCATGTAGcactttttctcccggaagatttggtttcgctgcatcttcttcggtttgtgcctttccacgttctgacgtgtgagACTGCGCaacttggccgcccgcgcagcgttctcatcattcaccctcctacattcatcgtcaaaccaatcgttccgctgattccgggccacaggCCCGATGGAGCTCTTATTGCAGGTTGTTTTCACTCGAGCGGTACCCTTAGTGTAAGTCTTAGGGCTCGTACAGAGTAAAAGCGACACATttggactgtgcatttagcgacatgtgagcgaagtcgcttCGCGTTGTGGTCGCGTttacaactggatatccaacgaggaactcaatcgtcgatgtcatcaacggccgatagctacCAAAGCTCGAGAACGTACGTGGAAGTGGATCGAACATACCTTGAGGAAAGCAGCGAACAAGATCCGCAAAGAAGCACTCGTCTGGAATCCACGAGGgtagcgtagaagaggcaaaggACTCGTGACGATGCAACTTAGCTAATGACCGGAAGTTTGTCCAATatattcgaaatttatctaaagTTGTgggttgtttgtgctgggacagctctctcttcaccaaagcccaataccgctcgatggggcgtaactctggacagttaggtggattcgcctccttcggtacaatatggactccattagcatcataccattccaaaacatctttggcgtagtgataGGATGcctcaggccaaaacagcgagggtacgtcatggctgtgtaggaacggtaacaatcgtttctgcaggcattcttcacggtatatttccttgttaaccgttcccgtagtgatgtgacttttgcttgctctaccacagctgcatatagcctgccatactaaatattttttggggaacttagCTTTCTTCGTTgccctaaaatgctctgcaacgctaTTCCGTtgcatggcagtgtaaaaagacatatcaggaagctgtttaaaatcTTCTAggacagtgatggccaaactgcggtccgcgggccgcacgcgAGTTTTAAATATGATCCTTGCGGCCTGCGGACTGATTTGATGGATGGTGGACTGGAACTATAGGGTAAATTTATTATTGTCAGAAGTCATTCCGGTCCGCAGATCTAATGAGGACATCTGATTTGACCTGCATAATgtgtcgtattttgcttatcattgcggtttggcacagtcctcaccttcatgccttgtcgttgcttagaagtgtgcacgaatgttggcgacatttttattttacgagcagtggtacgtacagaaagatctggtctcctccgtaatatttgttttaccttcgcttACCTTTACCTTACCTTTATTTTGTtcggtggttcctcagatccgtttttgttccacttcccttcttcctagctgttgtcaagcgagtatcgaacgattttaaaacactgtgaacagtgcttggaggaaatccaagctttttgccaagttttcttaacgagagatccggatttttattgcgaccgcacacaattacttTTCGCACCTGtacttctttcgacgccattttacgctgagcgcttgtaataaaacaagtgttatattttcagaaagaacagacatacgtctaccgctctgtaaaatatttcactcattgttaatgtaattccaaagctgtgtgtgtttaggggtgtccaaattttgttgcGAACAAGCCTTAAGTAAATAAGTATGTAAGCTAGTAAACCGTTCAGAGTCTTTAAAATTTCTAAACGAATGCATGAGTTGGATGTGGGTTATTAAGTAAAATCCATCGTAATTTATTCGACATGAATTCAGTTTATTATCGCAGGGTAAAGCTAACTGCTCAGATATTTAACTCacattttcaacttaaaaatagTATTACCGATGCCTTCTAGTGAAATCAATACTAAAAACAGTTACTCTGTGATGATTTCTCTTTCGAGTCGGTTCGACGTAGTAATCCAAGTTGCGGATTTCCAGCGCTTTCCTCATCACTCAGGAAGTCTCCAATATCTGAATCGGCACTCTCTTCTGCAAGCTCAATCTCGGAGCCCTGGGATAAGATTATTTCTCCGTTTATATCTTTGTTTTTCAAGTTACCCATCCAGAAGACCGACGCACATCCATTAGCAGTTAAGATGGCCTTTACGCTATAAATGAGCGTTTCCACTGTTTCCCTGAGGAATGGTATCTGTGCCGTTAAACTGTTGTCCTTAACATTTTTTGAGTAGCAGCAAATGTTATGTAGATACCGGGTACTGTGCTGTAGCGTGCTCAACAGATGACTTACTCGATCGGCTGATACTTTAAGGACATCTTCCAGCACTTTAAGACCGGTTTGCTGGAAAAGTTTCAAGCAGGTGTGAGAGTAGCGCATGTAGCATGCGTACATTTTCGAACTGTCCGCTTGCTTGGTTACCTCCGAGAAATGCTTTAGGATTTCACAGGTCTGTTCCCAAAGCACGAATTTCTGTACAGTGGTTCTGTTGGAGCGAATTCCTCCCTGGATGCACTTTATGAAGGCTTTAGATAATTCTCGGAACAGAGCTGGATAATGGATTCGCTGTAAGCCGGCAAAGTGCCGGTCATCATCTTTCGAGGCAACCAAATCTTCGCCCAAAGCTAGCGCAAGTTGTTTAATTTTGGGAAAATCTATCGTTGCTGTGAGACCTTCCAGTAGCGAAGACAGTTGGCCGCTGCTGCCGGATTTGGACTGAAACTTGGAGCAGATAAATTTCTGGCAGAATGTGCTAATGCTGGAGGATGTGCTCGTCGATGGGGCAATGCTTGCCAGGACAAGACCAAATTTGTATAGACAGCTGGCTGTATACAAATCTTTGAAGGCGTTTCTGTGGTTCAGTTCAGTTGCAAGAATGTCTTCGATTTGATCTTCGCTAGGTCGGAGAATTGTACGGGCGGGATTGACTATTTTGTGAAGTTTCTGTATGATAATGTCCAGTTGTTCTGGTTGCTGGAGTTTTGCTAGCTGTAGAATGGCAGTGAACAATCTTAGAGACCAGTTAAAGCAACAGTTGAGGGCTTTCAACTCAAGCTGCATGGTCGCGTCGGATGAGGATTTTATTTCGAGTCGTTTTGCTTTGATTTTAACGAAATTTGCGACGATATATTCAGTCACCGACAGAAGATCTTCCAAAGTGTAATTGCAGGTTAGTTTGGCCCTTGTGGAGACCTTGGATTCAACCGCACTAGTAACTGTATCTAGTAAAAAGCGGTACTCAGCAAGGCTGATGCTGGTTCCGATTTTATCATTCGGTAGAGTTTGACACAAATGCAGCgattcccgaaagatttggatTGAACTACTTTCCATTAGTCTGAACCCCTTACGATGGCGCAGTAATGTTGTTTCGGTGTCGAATTCAGATAAATCTTCTGTTTTGCGCGGTTTTCCGGTAGCAGGCAGTTGCGTTTTAGTAGCATTAAGAGTGATGTTTTGCTTAGAGGTTGATTCTTTGGGAACATGCTTCGACGGTTTCAGCTGCACGGTGATAGAAAAATCGCACGTGGGTGGGTAATAATCGAAATCCACTTGACGCAGCAGTCCTGCCAGGCGCTGCTCCAAATCCACTAAAGCAGACAGTCTTTGTAGCACTTTTCGATGCATTAGGGTATCTTTCTGGGTGATGAAAGCGTTAATCAACTCACGGAACCAGTTTGCTACGTAAAAGTATGCATCCAGCAGCTGACGACAGATGTCCTCTTCATAGGTTTCTAGCAGGATTTTTTCCTCGGCTTCCTCGTAGAAGATTGGAACAATAACAGCACATCCCAGTAGAGCATTGATAGATTCAAGGTTGCCCTCGTAACGGATCGCTTGGAGGGTTTTCATCAATTTGAACATGGACAAAAAGAAGCACATCGACGAGTAACGGCTGTTGAAGGTCAGCATATTCTCAGCGATGTTGACAGCTATTGAGTATGCTTCGGTATTTGTGTTCTCTAAATCCGAGACATCATTGATGCATAATTTCTTTGCGTATTGTACGGGACCGCCAGATGGAATTTCTTCCACGATGAAATAGTTTTGAAAATCATTCGTTAAAACGTCACACAGCCATACGGAAAAAGCTTTCTCCGGTTTGCCAACATTGCGTGCGAAAGCTTGTAACATTTCTGCTAATTCGTCGTAACAGAGCGCGAGAATATCCGTCGATTCGTTGGATGATGTCAGCATCATATTAATCATGTTTCCTATTTCCCGACCGGCTGCGGTTGGAATGTCGCTGGCCGTTTCAATCGTCTTTTCCGAATCGAAGCTGCTGTTCAACTCTGAGCTAGTTGTGGACGAATTCTTTAACATGTGATGAATGAGGCAAACCACTCCTACGACACCTTTTTTCTTGATCTCCTTATTTGCACTCAACAATTGCTTTTTGATGATGATATTCAAGTCGTCCCATGTTTCATTACTCTCCAGTGGACTGTCGGGAATGCGTATTGCATCGCAAATTAACTCAACCGCCATCCGATACTGTTGCAACGTTAAATCCAGTGAAATTTCCATTATTTTTAACAGTACGTGAGCATTGTGCCGAATATCCGTTGGATAGTTTTCGTAGATAGTAGACAAAGCATCCATACAAACGGCGATCATGTGGTCATTACGTCGGCCTTCATTGATTAATGCCATCTCGCACATGAACCCGACCAGCTTGTTTAAAACCATTCGATTATTCATGCTGTCTGCTGAGAAAAGATACCCCATCGACTTCACACCGAATTCGCACACCTCACTTTGCCTTTCCTTCAAGCAACACTCGACAAAATCTAGCACTCCGTCGAGGTGCGTTTTGAGGACGCATCCAAAATTTCTCGTAAGGTCTTTCATGTGGGAAATAGTTACATGACCTTTTCTTATTTTGTTGATAAGCATTTTTTGAACCGTACCGCTCCGAATCTCATTTACTTTGAGCATCATCAGCATTATCAGCAAATCCAACGACATGTGTGACTCCTCGTCCGTCAACAGTCGACAATATTTAATCCACGATTCGTACAACAGAGTGGAAACGGTCAGCGCTTGTAGGATAAACTGAAAGATTTCTGTAAGGCACCTACTTGTGGGTCCGGAATCCTCGCGTAGTTGCACCAAACGTTCAATGACCTGCCGACTTAGCTGAATATTATCGTGCAGACCATCCAATTCGACACTGTTGAACTTAAGCAGGAATCTCACCAATATAGGAAAACTTTCAACGTCGCAACCACTCTCCACGTAATCCAGAATTTTTTGTCGTGTCGTCCGCAGAGTGCTGTTGTTCAAGCACATTTCACAAAACACCGTTACATTGGAGATCGTAAACAAATCACCAGCACGAGGAAACAGATCCAATATCCGCCGAAAGGCTGCATCATGTTTAGTAACATCAATTACATCCTCCAGTGAAACCATGGCCGCTTCCATCAGTTGTCTGTTTCGTCCAGATCGCTCAAGCACTCCAAAATAACGGTTG harbors:
- the LOC128742849 gene encoding NAD-dependent protein deacetylase Sirt6 codes for the protein MSCNYADGLSDYQNKGILGVSEVFDDAETVERKCEQLAKLIARSKHVVVHTGAGISTSAGIPDFRGPRGVWTLERKGEKPSVNIAFDEAIPTKTHMGLKALAEAGFVKYVVSQNIDGLHLRSGLERKYLAELHGNMFVEQCLKCRRQYIRNKPAPTVGKKLTGEVCKGTKNSRACRGGNLIDNILDWEHDLPEKDLDLAFMHSAMADLNICLGSTLQIVPSGNLPLRNKRYNGSLAICNLQPTKHDKKADLIISTYVDVVIEKIAKRLGVEIPDYTMELDPTKSNPCTIEWTIPSEQVKALDRQYSKVIREMSKNRKSGSANNASVTDDMDNFLSESKKLKKEDISEADTDNTNVNVKQECGE
- the LOC128739722 gene encoding Fanconi anemia group D2 protein; protein product: MFKNRKSTLLAKKQSDLVTIQETESLASTGSSGQQPKQRRLNEPTENVEENDPFGSQFSIPASQLNSQRRYLSQRSNLQKSQSARTSRRVPVNYYETVLLKCALELDDPVSVVLRCEPLAFVRQLRTILRSSPEFPRNVKDFVNGVEQVSRQREEFRKLLECCQMQNPTTHERKPVQESLMKLLLCVDFMQLELIGLLFDYVERSASESVDAVGLAGLVLSQIKFIDHTSHGTFVFNRYFGVLERSGRNRQLMEAAMVSLEDVIDVTKHDAAFRRILDLFPRAGDLFTISNVTVFCEMCLNNSTLRTTRQKILDYVESGCDVESFPILVRFLLKFNSVELDGLHDNIQLSRQVIERLVQLREDSGPTSRCLTEIFQFILQALTVSTLLYESWIKYCRLLTDEESHMSLDLLIMLMMLKVNEIRSGTVQKMLINKIRKGHVTISHMKDLTRNFGCVLKTHLDGVLDFVECCLKERQSEVCEFGVKSMGYLFSADSMNNRMVLNKLVGFMCEMALINEGRRNDHMIAVCMDALSTIYENYPTDIRHNAHVLLKIMEISLDLTLQQYRMAVELICDAIRIPDSPLESNETWDDLNIIIKKQLLSANKEIKKKGVVGVVCLIHHMLKNSSTTSSELNSSFDSEKTIETASDIPTAAGREIGNMINMMLTSSNESTDILALCYDELAEMLQAFARNVGKPEKAFSVWLCDVLTNDFQNYFIVEEIPSGGPVQYAKKLCINDVSDLENTNTEAYSIAVNIAENMLTFNSRYSSMCFFLSMFKLMKTLQAIRYEGNLESINALLGCAVIVPIFYEEAEEKILLETYEEDICRQLLDAYFYVANWFRELINAFITQKDTLMHRKVLQRLSALVDLEQRLAGLLRQVDFDYYPPTCDFSITVQLKPSKHVPKESTSKQNITLNATKTQLPATGKPRKTEDLSEFDTETTLLRHRKGFRLMESSSIQIFRESLHLCQTLPNDKIGTSISLAEYRFLLDTVTSAVESKVSTRAKLTCNYTLEDLLSVTEYIVANFVKIKAKRLEIKSSSDATMQLELKALNCCFNWSLRLFTAILQLAKLQQPEQLDIIIQKLHKIVNPARTILRPSEDQIEDILATELNHRNAFKDLYTASCLYKFGLVLASIAPSTSTSSSISTFCQKFICSKFQSKSGSSGQLSSLLEGLTATIDFPKIKQLALALGEDLVASKDDDRHFAGLQRIHYPALFRELSKAFIKCIQGGIRSNRTTVQKFVLWEQTCEILKHFSEVTKQADSSKMYACYMRYSHTCLKLFQQTGLKVLEDVLKVSADRVSHLLSTLQHSTRYLHNICCYSKNVKDNSLTAQIPFLRETVETLIYSVKAILTANGCASVFWMGNLKNKDINGEIILSQGSEIELAEESADSDIGDFLSDEESAGNPQLGLLRRTDSKEKSSQSNCF